The genomic window ACTTCCTGAAGGACATGTCGACCTCGGAGGCGACGCGAGAAGAGGTCGAGCTCCTCGATCTGCAGCGCACCCTCGAGCGCATCAGCCAGGTTCCCCAGGCGACCATCGCGAAGATCGAGGGCTTCGCGCGCGGGGGCGGACACGAGTTCGCGCTCGCCTGCGACATGCGTTTCGCGGCGCGCGGCAAGGCGCGCTTCATGCAGATGGAGGTCGGGATGGGGATCCTGCCGTGCGGCGGCGGCGCCTCGCGCATGGCCCGTCAGACCGGCCTCGGGCGGGCGCTCGAGATCATTCTCGGCGCGCGGGACTTCGACGCCGATCAGGCGGAGGCCTACGGCACGATCAACCGCGCCCTGGATCCGGACGAGATCGGGCCGTACGTCGAGGCGCTGGCGAAGCGCATCGCGCTCTGGCCCGCTGCGTCGATCCAGGCCTGCAAGCAGACGGTGCTCGCATCGATCGATCAGCCCATCGCCGAGGCGCTCCGCGAAGAGGCCTATTGGCTCTACCAGGCGACGAGCCGCACCCCCGCGATCCGACGCTTCCAGTGGGCGAACGATCAGGGAGCCCAGTTCGAAATGAACAACCAGCGCCGCTGGGAAGAGATGGTCGTCGACATCCAGGAGGTCGAGTAGTGGAGGCGGCGGTGACGCAACCCGCTTCGGGGGTCGAATCGGCGTTTCCGACGATCAATCGCGCGTACAACCAGGTCTTCCGGCCGGGCCGGCTGAGCCTGGGGCTGGTCGTGCCCGTCGAGAGCTACCCCGCAGGTCCGATTCCCGAGATGAAGCGGCACCTCGAACGCGCGCAGCTCGCCGAAGCCCTCGGCTTCGCCGCGCTCTGGCTCCGAGACGTTCCGTTCCAGGTGCCGTCCTTCGGCGATGCCGGCCAGCTCTACGACCCCTTCGTCTACATGGGGCTCCTCGCCGGTAGGACCGACCGGATCGCCCTCGGCGCGGCGAGCATCGTGCTGCCCCTGCGCCACCCGGCGCATGTCGCGAAAGCCGCGGCGAGCGTCGATGCGCTGTCGGGGGGGCGCTTGATTCTGGGGGTCGCCTCCGGTGACCGGCCGGAAGAGTATCCGGCGATGGGAGTTCCCTTCGAGGAGCGGGGCGCGCGGTTCCGCGCCGCCTTCTCGTACCTGCGTCGCGTCGGAGACGACGCGCCGTCGTTCGAGAACGAATACGGCAGCCCCGCCGGCGGGATGGATCTGCTCCCCAAGCCCATCGGTGGGCGGCTGCCGCTGCTCATCACCGGGAGCAGCCAGCAGACGCCGGAGTGGGGCGCGCAGCATGGGGACGGCTGGATGACCTACCCACGCAGCACCGCCGCCCAGGCGCGCGTCGTCTCGGACTGGAGAGACCGGGTGACTTCGCAAGGAGGTCCGGCGAAGCCGGTGATGCAGGCGCTGTACGTCGATCTCGCCGAGGACGCCGACGCGCGACCGCAGCCGATCCACCTGGGCCTCCGCCTCGGCGCTCGTCACCTGCACGCGTATCTGCGGTCCCTCGAAGAGATCGGGGTCAACCACGTCGCGCTGAACCTCCGCTTCAACCGGGCTCCGATCGAGACGACGCTGCAGCGTCTGTCGGACGCCGTACTGCCGGACTTCTCCGGCTGAGGAAGATCGATGCAGAAGACGATTCTGATCACGGGCGCCACCGACGGGATCGGCCTGGAGACGGCGAAGTCCCTGGTCTCCCAGGGGCACCACGTTCTGTTGCACGGGAGGAGTGCGAAGAAGCTCGAGCGCGTGGCGGCCCAGCTCGCGTCGCTGTCCGCGGGCGGGCACCTCGAGCGCTATGTGGCGGATCTGTCCGCGATGAGCGAGGTCGATGCATTGGCAGACGCCGTGGCCCAGGAGCACGAGCGCCTCGATGTGTTGATCAACAACGCGGGCGTCTTCGGTGTGGCCGATCCGATCACGCAGAGCGGGATCGACGTCCGCTTCGTGGTGAACACGATCGCGCCGTACCGGCTGGCACAGCGGCTGCTTCCCTTGCTCGATGCTTCCGCACGCGTCGTCAACCTCTCCTCGGCAGCGCAGGCTCCCGTGGACCTGCGCGCGTTCGCCGGTGACATCTCGCTCTCCGACAGCGCGGCCTACGCGCAGAGCAAACTCGCGTTGACGATGTGGTCGCGCGGCCTGGCGCTCGCACTCGGTGATGGGGGGCCGGCGGTGATCGCCGTCAATCCCGGTTCCCTGCTGGCGAGCAAGATGGTCAAGGAGGCCTACGGGGTGGACGGCTCGGACCTCCGGATCGGGGCCGAGATCCTGTGCCGGGCGGGTCTGGCGGAGGAGTTCGCAGCGGCCTCGGGCCGCTACTTCGACAACGACTCGGGTCGCTTCGCGTCCCCGCACCCCGACGCGCTGGACGCGCAGAAGATCCAGGCAGTGATGCAGGCGATCGAGGACGTTCTGGCGAGCGGCCGCTGCTGACCCGGGTCGCCCGGTCTATCCTGCGGGAAAGCGCAGGAGGCCCCCCGTGTCCCAGAGTCCCTTCGACCCCGAATACCAGTCCGTGGCTCGGTTCCTTCCGCGTGGCATCGCGCGCTCGTGGAACCTGTGGCTCATCCGCGCGCTCGGGGGCCTCGCGGGGTTGGGCGCCGACCCGGACGATGTCGAGGTCGTAGAAACGGGGGCGGGCAGCGTTCGCGTCCACCGCCCGAAGGGGCGCAGCGGTGAGGCCTCGCCCGCGGTGCTGTGGCTCCACGGCGGCGGTTTCTTGATCGGGTCGCCGAAGCAGGACGACGCCCTGTGCCGCCAGATCGCCGATGAACTCGGCGCGGTGGTGGTGGCGCCGGTCTACCGGTTGGCGCCGGAGCACGCGTTTCCGGCCGCGCTCGACGATGCCTATGCGGCGCTCGCCTGGTTGGCGAAGCGCGACGACGTCGACGCGTCGCGGATCGCCGTGGCCGGCGCGAGCGCAGGCGGTGGGCTCGCCGCGCAGGTGGCGCTTCGTGCCAGGGAGGAGGGCGAGATTCGCCTGGCCGCCCAGATCCTGGTGTACCCGATGCTCGACGATCGCACGGTGCTCCGCACCGACCTCGACGAGAGCGGCTTCCGACTCTGGGACAACCAGTCGAACCGCATCGGTTGGTCGTCCTACCTGGGCCACGCGGCGGGCGCGGATTCGGCCAGCCCGATCGCCGTCCCGGCGCGCAACGAGGATCTCGGCGGACTACCGCCCGCCTGGATCGGTGTGGGAGCCCTCGATCTCTTTTGCGACGAAGACGTGGCCTATGCCGAACGGCTCCAGGCCGCCGGCGTTCCGTGCGAGACCCTCGTGATCGACGGGGTCTTTCACGGTTTCGACGGGATCGTGCAGGACTCGGCGGCGACGAAGCGGTTCCGGGAATCGATGTTCGCGGCCCTGCGCGCGTCGCTCCGGCCGGCGGGCTAGCCCCGACCGGACTCGGAACGAAACCGAGCGCTTCTCACGAAGCGCTCGGGTGCAAGGCCGCGCCGAGGGCCTCGCCGAACACGCGCATGGCCTGGGCCGCGGCGCGCGGGTCGATCGGATCGGCGCCGTGGTAGCAGCCCGGTGCGTTGTAGAGCTCGACCGGAATGCCGGCTTCCATCAGACGCAGGGCGTAGACGATGCCCTCGTCGCGCAGAGGGTCGAGGCCGTTCGTCTGCACGAGCGCCGGGGGCAGGCCTGACAAGTCTTCCGCGCGGGCCGGAGACGCATAGGGCGACGTGTTCGAGCGATCGTAGTCCTCGCCCAGGTAGTGGAGCCACATTCCCTCGTTGCCGTCGGCGTTGAAGCCGGGGCCGCCTCGGCTCTGCTCATGGGATGCCGTCCGCAGCTGGTCGTCGATCACCGGGATCAGCAGGGCCTGCAGGGCGATCTTCGGGCCCTTGCGATCGCGCGCCATCAGCGCGACCGCCGCGGTGAGTGCACCGCCCGCGCTGCCCCCCGCCACGACGAGGCGGTCCAGATCGATCTGGAGCTCGGCCGCGTGGGCCGCCGTCCAGAGCAGGGCGGCGTAGCAGTCCTCGACGCCGGCGGGGAAGCGATGCTCGGGCGCGAGTCGGTAGTCGACGGCAACCACGACGCAGCGGTGTTGCAGCGCCCAGCCCACGTCCATCAGCTCGAAGGTGTCGGGGTGAGCGAAGACGAAGGCGCCCCCGTGGAGGCTCAGGATGGCGGGCAGCGTGCCGGTCTCGTTCTTTGGGCGGTAGACGAGGACGCGCACGTCGGGGGCACCGTCGGGCCCCGGGACGAAGCGCTCTTCGACGCTCACCTGCGCCTTGAGTTCGGGCGGAGCGACCAGGGGGAGGAGGTCGTTGTCGGTGTCGATGTCGTGACCGCCGCGCGGCGGGATGGGCAATAGATCGTCGGCTCGAGCCAAGGGGGCCTCCGTTCGGCGTCATCGGATTTCGCCGGCAAGGTGTAACCCAGATCGAATCGCGGTGAAGGTCAGGGGCGCATTCCCGTCGTGGCTTCCATTCAACGTCGTGGCTTCCATTCAAGGTGGGAAGAGGGATAGATTGGTCGCTCCCGAGGAGCCCCGACACCGATGGACGTCCTGCGCACACCCGAAGACCGCTTCGCCGACCTCGAGGACTATCCCTTCGCGCCGAACCACCACGCGTTCGAGGGCGTGCGCATGCACTACGTGGACGAGGGTCCCCGCGACGGTCCCGTCGTGTTGATGGCCCACGGAATGCCGACCTGGTCCTACCTGTACCGGCGGATGATTCCGCCGCTGGTGCGCGCCGGGTATCGCTGCGTCGCTCCGGACATGATCGGCTTCGGCAAGAGCGACAAGGTGTTGGACGACGGGTGGTACTCGATCGAGCGCCACTGTCGGTCCTTGCGCTCTCTCGTCGAGGCCCTCGATCTGCAGCGCGTTTCGCTGATCGTCCAGGATTGGGGCGGCCCGCTCGGGCTCTACCAGCCAGCGCACATGCCCGAGCGCTTCGAGCGCCTCTTCGTCCTCAACACCTGGCTCGAGAACCCCGAGTTCGAGTTCTCACTCTTCGCGCGGGTGTGGAACGCGGTATGGCATCCCCACGACACGACGGGCGGCCCGCGCACGCGAGATCCGAACCTGCTGCGTCGCGCCTTCGTCCAGGTCGCCCGGCGCCTGTTCGTTCGCTTCGCGCTCAAGGGCGATCCTCAGCCCTGCGGCGCCGTCGCCGAGCTGATCATGATGGCCGACTACCCGGGTGCGAAACCCGATCTGGGGCCGAAGCTCTATGCGGCCTACGAGGCGCCTTTCCCCGACGACAAGTCGAAGGCGGGTGCACGCCGGTTTCCCCTGTCGCTGCCCTTCTGGAACCCGGCCAGTGGGGATGCGGAGGGCCAGCGGCGCAACTGGGAAACCCTGCTCGGTTGGAAGAAGCCCGTGCACTTCATCTGGGGCCTCAAGGACACGAACTTCAACCAGCCGTGGCTGGAGCGATGGGCGGCCCACTATCCGCAAGCGACCATCGATCGCATCGCGGACGGGGGGCACTTCCTCCAGGAAACCCACGGACCCCAGCTGGCGCAGCGGATGCTCGAAAGGATCGCGGAGGAGGCGGCGTGAGCGACGAACTCGATCTGCAGACGATTCGCGATCGGCTCCTGGAGTTCGCCCGGAACGCCGGGTGCAACGCGGTGGGCGTGTGCAACCAGGAGGGCCTGGAGGGCGGACCGCCGTCGACCGACCTGACGCGGCAGCTCGACGGTGCGCGCGCGGCGATCGTCGTCTCCTACCCGGTCGACGAAGCGAAGCTCGAGCTCTACATGGGCAAGATCGATCACACGCCCTACCAAGAGGACTACATCCGTTCGAACAACATCATCCAGGGCCTGATGGCCGAGATGACGAATCAACTCCGCAAGTTCGGCTACGAGGCCGAGGTGGTCTTCGCCGGGAACACCCCAGCCGACGGCACGCGCGACGACGTGATGCCCCGCAACGAGCGCCAACGGAAGGCGGCGGAGCGCCACCCGGCGAAGGCCAGCGACCAGATGCTGGGTTCGATTCCGCTGATCTCCCAGCGCATGCTGGCGGCTGCGTCGGGCGTCGGCTTCTTCGGCATGTCGGGGAACATCCTCACGCTGAGCCACGGCGCGGCCATCTCGCTCGGGGCGGTGGTGACCACGGCGGATCTGCCCCCGACCCCCGTGCTGCCGCCCGAATCGAACTACTGCGACGAGTGCAACTGGTGCGGGAACGTGTGCCCGACGAGCTTCATGAGCCGCACCGACTTCACGAAGGTGAAGATGGGCGAGCACGATCACCACAAGTACTCGACCCGCGAGCACCACATGCGCTGCGCGGCGCACATGACGGGCATGGCCGGGATCTCGGATAACGAGAAGTACGGCTCGTGGGGGCCCAGTCGAAAGCAGCTTCCGAAGGATGACGATCAGTTGCTCCCCGCGATGTTGGGCATGGCGGGAGACGCGATGCAGCGGCCCCAGGTTCCCGGCGGGTTCTACGACCCGCAGAGGGGAACGCGGACGAACATCATGTGCAGCGCCTGCAACCTGGTCTGCCACCCGGAGAAGAAGGTGCGCGCGAAGCGGATGAAGATGTGGCTCCAGGGAGGCGTCAGCGTTCAGCGCGACGACGGCTCGATCGAGACGATGCCTCTGGACGACGCGCGGGCATACCTCGACGCGATGCCTCCCGAGAAGCGCGCGCTCTACGAGGACGTCGATCCCGACGGAGAGTGAG from Myxococcota bacterium includes these protein-coding regions:
- a CDS encoding enoyl-CoA hydratase/isomerase family protein produces the protein FLKDMSTSEATREEVELLDLQRTLERISQVPQATIAKIEGFARGGGHEFALACDMRFAARGKARFMQMEVGMGILPCGGGASRMARQTGLGRALEIILGARDFDADQAEAYGTINRALDPDEIGPYVEALAKRIALWPAASIQACKQTVLASIDQPIAEALREEAYWLYQATSRTPAIRRFQWANDQGAQFEMNNQRRWEEMVVDIQEVE
- a CDS encoding LLM class oxidoreductase — its product is MTQPASGVESAFPTINRAYNQVFRPGRLSLGLVVPVESYPAGPIPEMKRHLERAQLAEALGFAALWLRDVPFQVPSFGDAGQLYDPFVYMGLLAGRTDRIALGAASIVLPLRHPAHVAKAAASVDALSGGRLILGVASGDRPEEYPAMGVPFEERGARFRAAFSYLRRVGDDAPSFENEYGSPAGGMDLLPKPIGGRLPLLITGSSQQTPEWGAQHGDGWMTYPRSTAAQARVVSDWRDRVTSQGGPAKPVMQALYVDLAEDADARPQPIHLGLRLGARHLHAYLRSLEEIGVNHVALNLRFNRAPIETTLQRLSDAVLPDFSG
- a CDS encoding SDR family NAD(P)-dependent oxidoreductase, encoding MQKTILITGATDGIGLETAKSLVSQGHHVLLHGRSAKKLERVAAQLASLSAGGHLERYVADLSAMSEVDALADAVAQEHERLDVLINNAGVFGVADPITQSGIDVRFVVNTIAPYRLAQRLLPLLDASARVVNLSSAAQAPVDLRAFAGDISLSDSAAYAQSKLALTMWSRGLALALGDGGPAVIAVNPGSLLASKMVKEAYGVDGSDLRIGAEILCRAGLAEEFAAASGRYFDNDSGRFASPHPDALDAQKIQAVMQAIEDVLASGRC
- a CDS encoding alpha/beta hydrolase, producing MSQSPFDPEYQSVARFLPRGIARSWNLWLIRALGGLAGLGADPDDVEVVETGAGSVRVHRPKGRSGEASPAVLWLHGGGFLIGSPKQDDALCRQIADELGAVVVAPVYRLAPEHAFPAALDDAYAALAWLAKRDDVDASRIAVAGASAGGGLAAQVALRAREEGEIRLAAQILVYPMLDDRTVLRTDLDESGFRLWDNQSNRIGWSSYLGHAAGADSASPIAVPARNEDLGGLPPAWIGVGALDLFCDEDVAYAERLQAAGVPCETLVIDGVFHGFDGIVQDSAATKRFRESMFAALRASLRPAG
- a CDS encoding alpha/beta hydrolase; the encoded protein is MARADDLLPIPPRGGHDIDTDNDLLPLVAPPELKAQVSVEERFVPGPDGAPDVRVLVYRPKNETGTLPAILSLHGGAFVFAHPDTFELMDVGWALQHRCVVVAVDYRLAPEHRFPAGVEDCYAALLWTAAHAAELQIDLDRLVVAGGSAGGALTAAVALMARDRKGPKIALQALLIPVIDDQLRTASHEQSRGGPGFNADGNEGMWLHYLGEDYDRSNTSPYASPARAEDLSGLPPALVQTNGLDPLRDEGIVYALRLMEAGIPVELYNAPGCYHGADPIDPRAAAQAMRVFGEALGAALHPSAS
- a CDS encoding haloalkane dehalogenase — encoded protein: MDVLRTPEDRFADLEDYPFAPNHHAFEGVRMHYVDEGPRDGPVVLMAHGMPTWSYLYRRMIPPLVRAGYRCVAPDMIGFGKSDKVLDDGWYSIERHCRSLRSLVEALDLQRVSLIVQDWGGPLGLYQPAHMPERFERLFVLNTWLENPEFEFSLFARVWNAVWHPHDTTGGPRTRDPNLLRRAFVQVARRLFVRFALKGDPQPCGAVAELIMMADYPGAKPDLGPKLYAAYEAPFPDDKSKAGARRFPLSLPFWNPASGDAEGQRRNWETLLGWKKPVHFIWGLKDTNFNQPWLERWAAHYPQATIDRIADGGHFLQETHGPQLAQRMLERIAEEAA